In one Euzebya sp. genomic region, the following are encoded:
- a CDS encoding Zn-ribbon domain-containing OB-fold protein, which produces MTATAEASALTAPFWAAAAEGRLVRPVCDRCGTSFFTPGIACPACQSEAWTYVESSGRGVVYSHSVVHRPPVPGRRTPYVVAIVDLDEGWHLLTNVVGCAPEDVRIGMDVEVRWVTEDGVRLPAFAPRAGERAA; this is translated from the coding sequence GTGACCGCGACGGCCGAGGCGTCCGCGCTCACGGCGCCGTTCTGGGCCGCCGCGGCCGAGGGTCGGCTCGTGCGGCCGGTGTGCGACCGCTGCGGGACGAGCTTCTTCACCCCCGGGATCGCCTGCCCCGCCTGCCAGTCCGAGGCGTGGACCTACGTCGAGAGCAGCGGCCGCGGGGTGGTCTACAGCCACAGCGTCGTGCACCGCCCGCCGGTCCCGGGGCGGCGGACGCCCTACGTCGTCGCGATCGTCGACCTCGACGAGGGGTGGCACCTGCTGACGAACGTGGTCGGCTGCGCCCCTGAGGACGTCCGCATCGGCATGGACGTCGAGGTGCGCTGGGTGACCGAGGACGGCGTGCGCCTGCCCGCCTTCGCCCCGCGCGCCGGGGAGCGGGCGGCGTGA